The Kroppenstedtia pulmonis genome has a segment encoding these proteins:
- a CDS encoding non-ribosomal peptide synthetase: MIENEWKMDGRRGGDSSTLFPSQCIHRLFEERVEETPTGVAISDGDRQLTYEELNRRSNQLAWYLRRKGIDEGSLLGVCMDQSPEMVVSFLAILKAGCAYVPLDPSYPDERLHWMAEDTRIPLLLTQSKHLSRLSGMALTLVCPDLEDHLINQEREDNLSVETNINSLAYVIYTSGSTGKPKGVMVSQKAINRLVLNTNYIQIKREHKVGQASNCSFDAATFEIWGALLNGAELVILSKDMLLSSWRFAEALKEKQVDILFLTTALFNQLARDTPKAFQSLEYLLFGGEAVDCRWVRSVLQQGAPRFLLHVYGPTENTTFSTWYQVDEVAEDADTIPIGRPISHTWCAVLDESLQPVPVGEPGELYLGGEGLAQGYLHQSELTQERFVSIKGEVLYKTGDRVRQDNDRNIEFLGRVDDQIKIRGFRIEPGEIATVLNRHPDVLESVVISQEGEKNEKRLVAYLLAHSERQPSIHEIRRFLEDYLPDYMIPSFYVFMDEFPITPNGKLDKKALPKPGDEHRGLGSAIKKAEGPVEEELAKIWSELLGLSPISVDWNFLKIGGHSLLATQVLTRVRERFGMTIPLSLFFEHPTISQLARIIEKIILEEIEGMSEEQAEKMVKNISES, translated from the coding sequence ATGATAGAGAACGAATGGAAAATGGATGGCAGGAGGGGAGGGGATTCTTCCACCCTTTTTCCCAGTCAGTGTATTCACCGCCTGTTCGAAGAAAGAGTGGAAGAAACACCGACTGGTGTGGCGATATCAGATGGAGATCGACAGCTTACATACGAAGAGTTGAATCGTCGATCCAATCAATTGGCCTGGTACTTAAGAAGGAAGGGGATAGATGAAGGGAGTTTGCTTGGAGTCTGTATGGACCAATCTCCGGAGATGGTTGTCAGTTTCCTGGCGATTCTCAAGGCAGGCTGTGCTTATGTCCCCTTGGATCCATCTTACCCGGATGAACGATTGCACTGGATGGCGGAAGACACCCGAATTCCTTTATTGCTAACCCAATCGAAGCATCTATCACGGCTTTCCGGGATGGCTCTCACTCTTGTCTGTCCCGATTTGGAAGACCATCTCATTAACCAGGAAAGAGAAGACAATTTGTCAGTAGAGACAAACATTAACAGTTTGGCCTATGTGATCTATACTTCTGGATCCACCGGTAAACCAAAAGGTGTGATGGTTTCTCAAAAAGCTATTAATCGGCTGGTGTTAAACACCAATTACATTCAGATTAAACGGGAACACAAAGTGGGGCAGGCATCCAATTGTTCCTTTGATGCAGCCACTTTTGAAATATGGGGAGCTTTACTCAATGGTGCTGAGCTTGTTATTTTATCCAAGGATATGCTTTTATCCTCTTGGCGTTTTGCTGAAGCATTGAAGGAAAAACAGGTGGATATTCTTTTTTTGACGACAGCTTTGTTTAATCAATTGGCCAGGGATACTCCAAAAGCATTTCAGTCCTTGGAATACCTGCTATTCGGCGGTGAAGCGGTGGATTGCCGATGGGTGAGAAGTGTACTGCAACAAGGTGCTCCCCGCTTTCTTCTTCATGTTTACGGTCCCACGGAAAACACTACATTTTCCACCTGGTACCAGGTGGATGAAGTGGCGGAAGATGCAGATACAATTCCCATCGGACGTCCCATTTCCCATACTTGGTGTGCCGTACTTGACGAATCCCTGCAACCGGTACCTGTCGGTGAACCCGGAGAGCTTTACCTTGGCGGAGAAGGATTGGCACAAGGATACCTTCACCAAAGTGAGTTGACACAGGAACGGTTTGTTTCGATTAAGGGAGAAGTTCTCTATAAAACCGGGGATCGGGTACGTCAGGATAACGACAGGAATATAGAGTTTCTGGGTCGGGTGGATGACCAGATTAAAATCCGGGGTTTTCGGATTGAACCGGGAGAAATTGCTACTGTTCTCAATCGGCATCCCGATGTACTGGAAAGTGTGGTGATCTCTCAGGAAGGAGAGAAAAATGAGAAAAGGTTGGTAGCCTATTTACTTGCCCATTCAGAAAGGCAACCTTCCATTCACGAAATTCGGCGGTTTTTGGAAGATTATCTTCCGGATTATATGATACCTTCCTTTTATGTTTTTATGGATGAGTTTCCGATTACACCCAATGGGAAGTTGGATAAAAAAGCTTTGCCAAAACCGGGGGATGAGCATCGTGGACTGGGTTCAGCCATTAAGAAGGCGGAGGGTCCAGTGGAAGAGGAACTAGCCAAGATCTGGTCAGAATTACTGGGTCTGTCTCCAATCAGTGTCGATTGGAATTTCTTAAAGATCGGGGGTCATTCGCTATTGGCGACTCAGGTTTTGACCCGTGTCAGGGAACGATTTGGTATGACGATTCCTCTTTCATTATTCTTTGAACATCCAACGATTTCTCAATTGGCTCGGATTATTGAAAAAATCATCCTGGAAGAAATAGAGGGCATGAGTGAGGAACAGGCGGAGAAAATGGTTAAGAATATCTCAGAAAGCTAA
- a CDS encoding ABC transporter permease, with protein sequence MLSMLKVNIEKQYIEFKRYWMNTLIEVVSLYIVLMGLFLGFTFIGGQAENFNEKIEYVVASYVIWVVAISAMQAIGYEVFSDLQRGTLDQIYMTHLPVWQIMLARMVGNVLIRMIGIIILLILSMVSTGVYLHIDLITILPIFTITLISMFGIGFIVAGLCLVLKQVSNLLFISQFIVMTVVYIPLESAPYLKFFPFTLGVDMLKQSLLYEVNLLHFSVMDYTYLFLNSAVYFLLGIWIFLRCEHRALSKGILGKY encoded by the coding sequence ATGTTATCCATGCTTAAAGTAAATATTGAAAAGCAGTATATCGAGTTTAAGCGATATTGGATGAACACATTGATTGAGGTGGTAAGTCTTTATATCGTACTGATGGGTCTCTTTTTAGGGTTTACTTTCATTGGCGGACAAGCTGAAAACTTCAATGAAAAAATTGAATACGTTGTTGCCAGTTACGTGATTTGGGTGGTTGCCATTAGTGCGATGCAAGCAATCGGTTATGAGGTTTTCAGTGATCTACAAAGAGGAACACTGGATCAAATTTACATGACACACCTTCCGGTTTGGCAGATTATGCTGGCCCGGATGGTGGGGAATGTGTTGATTCGCATGATCGGAATTATTATATTGTTAATTCTCTCCATGGTTAGTACGGGTGTCTATTTGCATATTGACCTGATAACGATTCTCCCAATTTTCACCATCACCCTCATCAGTATGTTTGGAATCGGATTTATTGTGGCTGGCTTATGTTTGGTATTGAAACAAGTGAGTAATCTACTGTTCATTTCTCAGTTCATTGTAATGACAGTTGTTTATATTCCTTTGGAATCCGCTCCCTATTTAAAATTTTTCCCTTTTACACTTGGAGTGGACATGTTGAAACAAAGTTTGTTGTATGAAGTGAATTTGCTTCATTTTTCTGTGATGGACTACACTTATTTGTTTCTTAACTCTGCAGTTTATTTCCTATTGGGAATATGGATTTTTTTGAGGTGTGAACACCGTGCTTTGAGTAAAGGGATATTGGGCAAATATTGA
- a CDS encoding ABC transporter ATP-binding protein: MDSIVEVKNLIKGYSVKGKGLIKAVNKVSFSVRKGEIFGLLGPNGAGKSSVIRMICGLLIPDEGDVWINGFNTKQSRTQSMKQISTVLEGNRNLYWRMTVKENITYFVGNRGLSYKKVEKKAEELLDQFRLSDKRDELVGNLSRGMQQKLAILIAVVLDTKVILLDEPTLGLDVETTDELKKNLVRLCREYDKTIIISTHDMKVVQEICDRVVIVNQGKKVVEDTVSELMELFRTKTYTIKVKGGVMDEKSLQQVQKRYPLLDYDREKGVYVVTITEGTMLYTLMDALKEAAVPLESIEMLTVDFEKVYTTLCERDIHDVIHA, encoded by the coding sequence TTGGATTCCATTGTTGAAGTTAAAAATTTGATAAAGGGATATTCAGTAAAAGGTAAAGGTCTCATCAAAGCGGTAAATAAAGTGAGTTTTTCGGTCAGAAAAGGGGAAATATTCGGTCTGTTGGGACCCAACGGTGCCGGTAAATCATCAGTAATCCGGATGATTTGTGGGTTGTTGATTCCCGATGAAGGTGATGTATGGATAAACGGGTTTAACACCAAGCAGTCCAGGACCCAGTCTATGAAGCAAATCAGCACAGTTCTTGAAGGAAATCGGAATTTATATTGGCGGATGACCGTTAAAGAAAATATTACTTATTTTGTTGGTAATCGAGGTCTTTCATATAAAAAAGTTGAAAAAAAAGCGGAAGAATTGTTGGATCAATTCCGCTTGTCTGATAAAAGAGATGAATTGGTAGGTAATCTTTCCCGAGGTATGCAACAAAAGTTGGCTATTCTTATTGCTGTGGTTTTGGATACGAAGGTGATTTTATTAGATGAACCCACTTTAGGGCTCGATGTGGAAACGACAGATGAATTAAAGAAAAATCTGGTACGTCTCTGTCGGGAATACGATAAAACGATTATCATCAGTACTCATGACATGAAGGTGGTTCAGGAGATTTGTGATCGGGTAGTGATCGTTAACCAAGGCAAGAAAGTGGTGGAGGATACGGTCAGCGAATTGATGGAGCTGTTTCGTACAAAAACATATACGATCAAGGTCAAGGGAGGGGTTATGGATGAAAAAAGCCTCCAGCAGGTCCAAAAACGTTATCCCTTACTGGACTATGACCGTGAAAAGGGAGTGTATGTTGTAACGATCACAGAAGGCACTATGTTATATACCTTGATGGATGCTTTAAAGGAAGCAGCAGTACCTTTGGAGAGTATTGAAATGTTGACAGTGGACTTTGAAAAAGTTTACACAACCTTGTGTGAAAGGGATATACACGATGTTATCCATGCTTAA
- a CDS encoding response regulator transcription factor produces the protein MNGVRELPLTFMELKVVQELLKDKTNQQIADALYISRRTVESHITSAIRKLGVNSRVGLVVKMMDCYRSFCYTTETSNYVSNRNVSLL, from the coding sequence GTGAATGGTGTTCGTGAATTACCTCTGACTTTCATGGAATTAAAGGTGGTTCAAGAACTGTTGAAAGACAAAACCAATCAACAAATTGCAGATGCTCTTTATATCAGCCGCAGGACTGTTGAGTCTCATATAACATCGGCAATCCGAAAATTAGGTGTCAATTCCCGGGTTGGTCTGGTGGTAAAGATGATGGATTGCTATCGTTCCTTCTGTTATACAACCGAAACCTCAAACTATGTCTCGAACCGGAATGTGTCTCTCTTATAG